The Papaver somniferum cultivar HN1 chromosome 3, ASM357369v1, whole genome shotgun sequence genome includes a region encoding these proteins:
- the LOC113361114 gene encoding putative inactive kinesin-like protein KIN-7B, with the protein MHLVYVHFLLIILVFMLFCAGQRNSQKTSDKEDITIIQTFVADLKEMAKLEYEKQLIDDQAKEEEVKAYESVKSVKDVGIDPIQESPESPSQWPLEFERKQRYIIELWHFCCISLVH; encoded by the exons ATGCATCTAGTTTATGTTCATTTTTTGTTGATTATACTGGTTTTCATGTTGTTTTGTGCAGGGCAAAGGAATTCACAGAAGACTTctgataaagaagatattactATCATCCAAACGTTTGTTGCAGATCTCAAGGAAATGGCTAAACTagaatatgagaaacaacttatTGATGACCAG GCCAAGGAGGAAGAAGTAAAGGCTTATGAATCTGTTAAGTCTGTAAAAGATGTAGGCATTGATCCAATACAAGAGTCTCCAGAATCTCCTTCACAATGGCCCTTGGAGTTCGAGAGGAAACAACGATACATTATTGAACTTTGGCACTTCTGTTGCATCTCATTGGTCCATTAA